One part of the Rutidosis leptorrhynchoides isolate AG116_Rl617_1_P2 chromosome 1, CSIRO_AGI_Rlap_v1, whole genome shotgun sequence genome encodes these proteins:
- the LOC139875381 gene encoding pentatricopeptide repeat-containing protein At4g20090: protein MHLGAAITTSIRKQQLVSKVRCFSVISPKTSSENESPIHHDLFKSGQKLGSFKVGDSTFYSLIENFAKTCDLSSLEEVFNQMKHEKRVFIEKNFILVFKAYGKARNSSKALDLFDKMWVEYQCRPTVRSFNTVINAVIQEGNFDKALEFYVSVVVQSKQVSPNVLTYNLILKVLCKLGLIDRAIDSFREMPFKKCTPDVFTYCTLMDGLCKEDRIDEAVCLLDEMQVEGCFPSAVTFNVLINGLCKKGDLARASKVVDNMLLKGCVPNEVTYNTLIHGLCLKGKLDKAVSLLDKMVCDKRVPNDVTYSTIINGLVKLGRTGDGASVLVSMEERGYKVNPYVYSTLISGFFKEKMPDEALNMWKEMISKGCKPNIILYGALIDGLCREMKPDEALDVLIEMEKTGCKPNAFVYSSLMKGYFDTSNVDKALDVWEQAKANDFVQNEVCYSVLINGLCNNGKLTEALTVWDNILSKGYKPDVIAYSSLIHGLCNNGSVEEGLKLFNQMLCLGSGFEPDIVTYNILFNGLCKNGCISNAIDLLNCMLDRGCDPDLVTCNIFLKTLKEQVNCLEDGSEFLEELVVRLYKRKRIAGACKIIEVMLQKYVVPKTSTWEIVIREVCKPKKIRAAIDRCWNNLYVQ from the coding sequence ATGCACCTGGGTGCTGCTATCACTACTTCAATTAGGAAACAACAATTGGTTTCAAAAGTTCGATGCTTTTCTGTCATCAGCCCAAAAACATCATCTGAAAATGAATCTCCTATTCATCATGACCTATTCAAATCAGGTCAGAAGTTGGGTTCATTTAAAGTGGGTGATTCAACCTTCTACTCTCTCATTGAAAACTTTGCGAAAACCTGCGATTTATCATCTTTGGAGGAGGTTTTTAATCAAATGAAGCATGAAAAAAGAGTGTTTATAGAGAAGAACTTTATATTAGTGTTTAAAGCTTATGGGAAAGCAAGGAATTCGAGTAAAGCGTTAGACTTGTTTGATAAAATGTGGGTTGAGTACCAATGCAGACCAACTGTTCGATCATTTAACACTGTGATTAATGCAGTTATACAAGAGGGTAATTTTGATAAGGCTCTTGAGTTTTATGTTTCTGTTGTTGTTCAGAGTAAACAGGTTTCACCGAATGTGTTGACGTATAATTTGATTCTTAAAGTGTTGTGTAAATTAGGGCTGATAGATAGGGCTATTGACTCGTTTAGGGAGATGCCTTTTAAAAAATGCACACCGGACGTTTTTACTTATTGTACATTAATGGATGGATTGTGTAAGGAAGATAGAATCGATGAGGCCGTTTGTTTATTAGATGAGATGCAAGTTGAGGGATGTTTCCCGAGCGCTGTAACGTTTAACGTTTTAATTAATGGATTATGCAAGAAAGGCGATTTAGCTCGAGCATCAAAGGTTGTGGATAATATGCTTTTAAAAGGGTGCGTCCCAAATGAAGTGACTTACAATACTCTTATACACGGTCTTTGTCTAAAGGGAAAATTAGACAAGGCGGTTAGCCTTTTGGATAAAATGGTTTGTGATAAACGCGTTCCTAACGATGTTACATATAGTACTATTATCAACGGGTTAGTGAAGCTGGGACGAACAGGGGACGGTGCATCCGTATTGGTTTCTATGGAGGAACGAGGATATAAAGTGAATCCGTATGTGTATTCGACACTTATAAGCGGATTTTTTAAAGAGAAAATGCCCGATGAAGCGTTAAATATGTGGAAGGAGATGATAAGTAAAGGGTGCAAACCGAACATTATACTTTATGGTGCTCTTATAGACGGTTTATGTCGAGAAATGAAGCCGGATGAAGCTTTGGATGTTCTAATTGAGATGGAAAAAACGGGTTGTAAACCAAATGCTTTCGTATATAGTTCTTTAATGAAGGGCTATTTCGATACGAGTAATGTTGATAAAGCTCTTGATGTTTGGGAACAGGCTAAAGCTAATGACTTTGTGCAAAATGAAGTTTGTTATAGTGTGCTCATTAATGGGTTATGCAATAACGGGAAGTTAACGGAAGCTTTAACGGTTTGGGATAATATTTTGTCAAAAGGTTATAAGCCTGATGTTATTGCTTACAGTTCGTTGATTCATGGTCTATGCAATAACGGGTCTGTTGAAGAGGGTTTAAAACTTTTTAACCAGATGTTATGTTTAGGGTCTGGTTTTGAACCTGATATAGTAACTTACAACATACTTTTTAATGGTTTGTGCAAGAACGGTTGCATTTCGAATGCTATTGATTTGTTGAACTGTATGCTCGATCGAGGGTGTGACCCGGATTTAGTTACTTGTAACATTTTTTTAAAAACGTTAAAAGAACAAGTGAATTGTTTGGAAGATGGGAGTGAATTTCTTGAGGAACTTGTGGTTCGGCTTTACAAAAGAAAGAGAATTGCAGGAGCTTGTAAGATTATTGAAGTGATGCTTCAAAAGTATGTCGTGCCGAAAACATCTACTTGGGAAATTGTTATTCGAGAAGTTTGTAAACCTAAGAAGATTCGAGCTGCTATTGATAGATGCTGGAATAATCTGTATGTTCAATGA
- the LOC139875391 gene encoding uncharacterized protein has translation MEEKLSSIAKTLKHSPIQQLSYLAQRNNAVNLAEGFPDFPAPHPIKTAAVSAITSDFNQYRHVQGICDLVADKMKEMHDLDVDPLTDIAICCGQTEAFAATMFAILDPGDEVILFDPSFETYETCILLARGVPVYVSLDPPYWNLDKVKLLDAFTSKTKALVLNSPHNPTGKVFDMDELGIIAECCRSKDCIVVTDEVYEHIIYENEPHISIASLPGMKDRTVITSSLSKTYSVTGWRVGWAIGPSCITFAIKNIHTKLTDSAPAPFQEAALTALKSPPEYYKSLKSDYESKRDYILMSLCEMGFQIEFKPLGSFFIFATLPETCKLTDVKFVEELIKQAGVVVVPGCGFFHTSPDCSEKVGGYRNRYIRIAFCKSDATLTSAVHKMQQLVDASGRLKFL, from the exons ATGGAGGAAAAACTATCATCGATAGCTAAAACCCTAAAACATTCACCAATACAACAATTATCTTATCTCGCTCAACGTAACAACGCCGTTAACCTCGCGGAAGGCTTCCCTGATTTTCCGGCACCTCACCCTATCAAGACAGCTGCCGTCTCTGCCATCACTTCCGATTTTAACCAATACAG GCATGTGCAAGGAATATGCGATCTGGTTGCGGACAAGATGAAGGAAATGCATGACTTAGATGTTGATCCTTTGACCGATATTGCCATTTGTTGTGGCCAGACTGAGGCATTTGCTGCCACAATGTTTGCAA TACTTGACCCGGGCGATGAAGTAATATTATTTGATCCTTCTTTTGAAACATATGAAACATGTATTTTATTGGCTAGAGGAGTCCCT GTGTATGTATCCCTTGACCCACCTTACTGGAACCTAGATAAAGTCAAACTTTTAGATGCTTTTACTTCCAAGACGAAAGCTTTAGTACTAAATAG TCCGCATAACCCAACTGGAAAAGTTTTTGATATGGATGAGCTTGGTATTATAGCTGAATGTTGCAGATCAAAGGACTGCATAGTAGTTACTGATGAA GTTTATGAACATATAATATACGAGAATGAACCACATATAAGCATTGCCTCGCTACCAGGAATGAAAGATAGGACGGTCATAACGTCTTCCTTATCCAAGACTTATAGTGTAACAG GTTGGAGAGTTGGGTGGGCAATCGGTCCATCTTGTATAACATTTGCTATCAAAAACATTCACACTAAACTTACAGATTCTGCTCCTGCCCCGTTTCAAGAAGCTGCCTTAACCGCATTAAAGAGTCCCCCAGAATACTACAAATCTTTGAAAAGT GATTACGAGTCAAAACGAGATTACATATTGATGTCGCTTTGCGAGATGGGTTTCCAGATTGAGTTTAAACCATTGGGTTCGTTTTTCATATTTGCAACGCTTCCTGAAACATGCAAACTTACGGAT GTTAAGTTTGTGGAGGAATTAATTAAACAAGCTGGAGTTGTTGTTGTTCCTGGATGTGGCTTTTTTCATACAAGTCCTGATTGTTCAGAGAAAGTAGGAGGCTACCGTAATCGGTACATAAGAATCGCTTTCTGCAAGAGTGATGCAACTTTGACTTCTGCTGTTCACAAAATGCAACAGCTTGTTGATGCATCTGGGCGCCTCAAGTTTCTTTAA